AAGTGTGCAAAAATACACATTTGACTATACAAACAATTTTTCCTAGTGGACATCCAATAGATTTATTTGACTCgggtaagatttttcattagttTTTGAAGATTCCCTATTAGTTAcatcatttttcttatattgCATAACGATTTCACATTTCCAACTTTAAGTTCTTTAAGCATAACAGTAAAAATAAAGTTCTTTAAGGATTAATGATAAATGACAGATACATAGTTCATGGCGATTTGGATGAATTGTCATGAACAGAAAAGAGATATGAGTATTgactaaattaaatttatctTATTCGTCCATATGATTGCACGGATGCACCCAAAATTTTGTTTCACAACTAGTTTGTTAGATTGAATTTATTATCTTAATGTGCCATGAATCTCATATTATATCTCCTCATCCAATTTTGAAATTATTCTGCAGAATCTGCAAACCATGAAAAAATGTTAGAACAAATTGAGGACCAAATTTCAAAGACAAAAGAAGAAGCTTTTAGCAGGAAAGAAATTCTTGAAAAGGTTGAGAAGTGGTTGGCTGCTATTCAAGAAGAAAGCTGGCTCGAGGAATACAATAGGGTGAGGCACATTTCCTTCTATTATTGTCACTACTGTTATTGACAATAATGGACATTTCcttctattattttttcatgctttattttatttataattattgtgGGTTATTAGGATGATAATCGTTATAATGCTGGAAGAGGTGCGCATCTTGCGTTGAAACGTGCTGAGAAGGCCCGTGTTTTATTAAGCAAAATTCCTGGTGAATATCCCTCTCTGCAGACAATAATTCGTTCTTAAATATATTACTATAAAGTTATGGTTTTACAATAGGCTAGCTATGGAAATGACATGTTAAAATTGGCTTGGCATACTAATTCGTATGCATTTGTCTCATATTGTTAACTGTGATATTCTTCAAGTATGGATCTAGTGATTTAGCAAATGAGTAAGATACATGGATAGGAGTTTAATTTTACATAGTTTCTGAATTGTGTTGGATTGGTTCTCATTTatcctttgttttattttgtatacACATTATTTAAACAGGGATGATAGAGGCATTGATTTTAAAAGTTGCAGCATGGGAGAAAGAAAGAGAATTCGAGTTTTTGTACAACGGAGTGAGTATTTTGAACGAAATCACTAGTACAAATTTTATGAATTAGCCTTCGAAAATTTATTTTGCAATGAATTACACTTGTCACAACGTAAAATCTTCCATGTTAGGCTTCATACATTTTAATGCATTTTGTTTTCATGGATATGCATCAAGACTCGGCTGCTTTCCATGCTTGAAGATTACAATACCTTAAGGCAGGAGAAAGAGAATGAAAAGCAAAGACAAAAGGTATATaattttctttgaccaattttcccttatattttgggacggagggagtattatggATGGTCTATACTTCCCTTCTTGACTTTTATTTGTTCCAattcattgtctataattcaATTGTTTTTTACTAGTTTTTTGGTGTAAATTTTAGGAAGAAAAGAGACTAAAGGGACAACTGATAGCTGAGCATGAAACATTTTTCGGGTCAAAACCCAGCCCATGTAAAAGCGGGATGAAGGCTCCCAGATGTTCAATTTCAACAGGAGTTCCAAATACTAGAAAATTTTCTGTTGCTGGAGCTATGCTTCAGGATCTAAGACAAGCAACTCTTATTCAGCAATCTAATAAAAAAGGTAACATAGCCAAGACGGCATGTCGTTAAACtcattcctcatttctcagttctTTAAAAATTTGAATGCATTGTCAATTGCAACTTATGCAGGAAAGAGTACCTCTAAGGTTTTTGGTCATGCAGCAACGATGACTCCACAAAGTGCACTAAAGGGAACTGGAATTCAATCACCAATAACTAGGAAGCCACTCTCTCCTGTTTCTTCTACAGTACTGTCCAAAGCCAACATAAATTCTCAAGAGCCTAGAAAAATAAAGAATGTTGCAACAAAACCAATGCTGCAAAAAAGTGAAAAGCTAATAGGAACTCCACCTTCCAAACCATTCAttgctgatgatgatgatgagaaagAAAACAAGACTCCAAGGAATACCAGATCTTCTGTGCCAACAACTCCTCTGACTGTCCCTATGTTCACTGTCACTACACCAGATACTCTTACTTCTAAGGCTGCTACAAAGATTGCTTCATCACTTGAGTATTCTTTTGAAGAGTTGAGAGCTGGTTTTGTCCTACCTCAGACTCATGCTCAATGACAATGACTGAATAGTTTGGTGAGGAAGTTCAATCAACACAAGATACTAGCTAGGTTGCTAACAAAATCTCTGTTTTGCAATagcaattttctttcttttcttttggaaaGTACTAGTTTAACTAAGCAACATCTTTTCACTAAGCAACATCTTTATTATTGTAATGGGATTTAGTATGATTCATCAAATTAATACTTTTGACTTAATCTTAAAAACTAGGTGAACATGTCATTCTTTTGGGACATGGATGATGGATGCTTTTCATATccaagttttttagttttactgttcacaatttttattttgttctattcttataaattttattttgttttgttcttataaATTTATGGttaagatttatttatttatttgaatttttagttctttattttttattttttttaacagtgaATTTTTAGTGTAGATGTAACTCGTTAGGAAGActcatttattatatttattcaattttcaaCCATTTTAGTTTGGTTTATTTCAACAATATTATTAGGGTATATTATTATTACGGTAAGTGGAAGTCCTtcttcaattaaaattattaaatgcaaCCAGACGGACACCTACCACTATTGACCACaatagttgtattttttttgtcctaTGTGCAAATGTTGTCTACATAATCATATCTGTTACTGTTAGGACAAACTTTAGGTGATCTTTCTTGGTGTTTTCTAATAAGTGAAATattcatttaaaataaaaattcaaaacactaAACTAATTCTATCTCCGCATAtcctaagaaaaaaaaatccattttaatCTTAAAGTGATACTTATTGCGGTAAATTTCTCttataaaataaggaaaatgctaactagtacTTCTAAGACACTAGTTAAAGTGCTTAATGTAGTAAAATGACATTGAAGAGTTTGAATTAACGGTGGATAACAAGTCTTGCAAGCATATAGAGACAAAGTTTCATTTCCTAAAAGATCAAGTAAGCAAAGGGAAATTGAAGCTCACATACTACAAAACAAAGCTCAAGTTGTAAACATCTTAACTAAGCCACTCAAGATAGAAATGTTCAATGAATGGAAGAAAATGATGAATGTAACTAGTCTATGAGTTTTGAATTAAGAGGGGAGTGTTGGTGTATAATTCGAAATTATCTTACCTTGTGTGACAAGTTATGAAAGTTAGTTACAATGAATTGTTTGAGTTGTCAATTTAGTTGTTAAGTTGGTTAAGACTTTTGTGAAGGCCTAAAGGATGAAAGTCATCTTTGGTTTCTAAGAAGTTCAAGATGGAGTGGAAACTTGTTTAGCAGATCTTCCGGATGATGCTACCGAGACTTCTATGGAATAGACTCTTCTCACAGCTAATTGCAGAGTTAAAGGCTGACGGTTTATCCCGAGAAAACTGTGCACCAAATTATTTCAAAGTCAATGTCAATTTAATATCTCTGCGTAAAAGTATCCTTATTAATTTGTGTCTGGTATGGATTTGAAATTGTGTCTGGATccattataaaaatttataatcatGTTGGGTTTTGACTTGGAAAGAGCATGTGCACTACAATGACACGAGGATGACTAAATTCCAAAGCAAAGCAACCTAGGACAAATGTAGTAACTGCTTATGACTCAATAAATTAATCCTATCCAATCTCATGGGTGTCCTACATGTGGCAGAAGGACAATGGCCTGGATTTTGGTTCTTGTTGGAACTTAATTGGATTgaattgaaattattttattattttataccgtttttaatataagaaaaaatttgttttttagatatattaaaaaattgatatatctagactagatacattcacttttcaatgtatctaaaaagtcaatttcttttaagtcaaaaaaaaagtcaatttcttcttatattaagaactAGAGGAAGTATAATACTAGATGTTTGAGGAAATGCAAGTTTAAttcttagaagaaaaaaaaaattcaaacatacatTACCTTTTTGTCACGTAATCTAGTGACCAGAAATTTCTTCCTTAAGATGGAGAAGTGGGGTGTCCGGAGTTCAAACTTTAGTCATGTATATAATATGTGATGTCatttaccaactgagttaagttaATCGGAACTTCAAACAAACATTACTTATTTCATTGTTGAattattaacatttttcatTAGGAGTCAGATATGATAAAAGAACAAGAgtaaattaacatttttttttttggtattgaGTAAATTAACATTTTGGTGATTAATTTTATTCGAAAAATTCTTGAGACATGCAAAGTGAGTCTTTTCTCTTAActaatttttctttaaaggTCAGAGATCGAACCCCAAATCATTTGTTTAAGATACCCAAATCAATTagctattaaaaaaaaggtaaaataatacgaaaataataaacaatagaaaatatttaattcataattataaaatcttattaaaactttaaaaatgTTACTGTATTTTTTTAGACCAAAGGTATCTCGGCGTGCAACTGCAGAGATTAATTTCTTCGAAGtaattgagattcatttaaggggttgacttctccaacaaatatttctccatacgcaccggccggggatcgaacccaggatcaaatggttaaagcactcaagtatctaccacttgtgtcacactatgttgATATGTTACTGTATGTTTTGAAAGTATTGAAATTTCAAATACATCAGTAAATGTATTTTATAGGAGTGTTAATTATTGATGaatgaaatgatataaatttATTATGGTATGGAGGATCACGGTTTGATCCCAGTAACTACGATCAGGATGGAACTGGACTCACTTGATTACATAACTGAGgagatattaaaaataaataacaaatgaGATAAATAACAAATGAGgataaaacattttaaaaaccGTGATCTTCCATTGAGGAGTTTGTTATCCTTAGTGCTTTTAAGGTTCAGATAAAAAATGTTCACTCTCATGTTATCAAAGAAGTGATGCCAACCTCCAATTCTCAACTGGATTAAATGTAATAGTGATGGAGCTATATGTTGTCAAAGCAGAAAATTGACGCAATGCGTATAACCCCAAAATTGACGCGACGCGATAATGCAGAGAATCGCGGGCGCTATTTTAGTGACGTGATGCggacaataaaaataaagtttacaTAATAAATATCAAACTATCAATCAATTATCAAAATACATATACACTAATAAAAGTAGCATAGGTCAttttcataattaaaatattaatcatcCAAATACTTAGTACACACCGTAGTattccaaaatccaaaatacCCGTTTAAAATACGGGTAGCCCGAATGGGCCACgagcggcccgcaagcccgaataataaattataataaattttttatttttgactagtaataataaaaagggtcatgttaacttgtgtcctaaagtttagggcacatgttaagctacccaaaaatagaaatatagcatttaatgatacaaaaaaaactaatttaaaaaacattttctttttctttttctttttcttttttgtttttatataatataaatgtaTGTTTTTTTGGTAGCCAAAATTTTTGCTAAaccaaaatttaataaaataaaataaaaacaaacaattttttattataaaaatttaaaaaatgtatgggctagcccgaagaCCATATAGGACCAGGCTCGGGCCATATTTTTTTGGGCCCATTTTTCATCCGGACTTTTTAGCTCGGCCTGATGTAGCCTGAAGCCCGCTCAGTCACATGCCACCGTATCTTTTCAGATTTTAAGTAATGAATGAGTACcgaatattttagttttataacaaattattttttaaagataagtttttggcacaactaaaaaaaaaaatcattgaacaAACCGATACATTTACAAAAACATTAATAATTAGTCCAAATAAAGATGTTTCCTAAGACTAACGCAATTGTTAATTACATAAACGTTGATATGTAGAAATGGACTTGGATTGGATGCAATCAAGATACCTATGCAGTCGTGCAGTTTGGTGTTAACGACTGTCTAATTAAGATCAGACGGTCCTAATTTTAAAAACAgtgttttttaaattatttaataaatatattttcgtTTTTTGTCTGATCTTAATCAGACAATCCTTAACTTCTGACTGCAAGACTGCATAAATATCTTaatcaaaaaactaaaaactcaGTAACTATGTTACTGCACCATTTTACTAAATGCATGTAATCCTTTCCTGAAATTTGagtttaaactaaaaaaaaaaattcaaacttaagTGTGTGAACTTAACCGTAACCACAAaactatttgattttttatttttccccaAACATGAGTAATATAAAAAGATGTTATTGGTATTTAAAGGTCTAttgttaaatttaaaaattctaaTTACAGTGAAtttctaaaattataaaaagagtaaatattaatttttttttggtagaaaaagaGTAAattgttatgaactatttctagagaataactagaatagagaagaatgagagaaagggagaagagaaagggagaagagaaaggaatagagtattgtattgttctattcaaggtgtgtgtTTTACATTGTgatatagtcatatatataggagattacatgggccaagaatatgggcctagacaaatggacatccacatctatactattcataacactcccccttggatgtccatcgatgatatgcctcattaaaaccttactattaaaaacccagtgggaaaaatcatagtgaaggaaaaagagtacaacatcttttgtgtgtgaactgcctcgttaaaaaccttaccaggaaaacccagtgggacaaaatcacggtgaaggaaaaaagagtgcagaacatatttatatctccccctcataaagacaattgtatatgagacgaagaaactcaaataatcttatgtagttgtagtagttgctcaaaagttttacttgaaattgactttgtagaaagaccTGTCTTATCTTCTTGATCATATACTCTtctccaaatatgtagtttgtgcgacattatcttcatgttgaatcgttgcaagaaccctttagaagaaaactcacaaattcttgtatcTGATGAATCATATACTTCAACCAAAACACATTCTTGATTTATCTTCTATAGTGCTCATCTTTCCTCATCATTTTGTTTCATgagattgttattgttgtttgtttcatagatctccatgagtaattgtacttcttcatgtgaacatatagtttgtttgtgatCTATACCTTTACGAGGATTAAACAAATTACCTGCATATCTAAAATAGCAAAGTATAtacttgatgatatattgacaacaaataataggttAACAATGTATTTGTCCCCATTAGAACCAAAATGTGGTgcttcaggaccaattagttCTTCACCATTTACTCGAACTCTAAAATGGCATTTGTTTACATCGACGATCTTACAAAAATTAGGGTACGTAATTGATCTTATAGAATCATTTTAGAACCTTTTGTATATAAGCTTCATGATTcacaaaatattcttcaaatacttattttgtaataaaTAACAATATCTCAAGCTCTTTGGGAGTCTCTTGATGATACAATCTTAAACAAATTtattgccaaatattttcttaaaatgaacaaattgtcgttttcatatttctcacttggaaatattcaacatgcatatagatgttgctcgagtatataaggagacttattcatctttattaagtcatctctccaatatatatgtgtcttacgaaaattaaatccttctgggattttcatataatcatcattatcaagtgagctagtcaaatacgttaaaacacatatttcacataaattgagtatttcatatgctactcaacttaattaattacaaagaagttttggaattcactttaggtgaatatgcttcttgaaaatcaatgatagacatttatcaatatacttgaataacaattcaaactctacatatttgattttcattatttttctcttgaaaatttattcatatcgaattatttccatctgcagatggaatGGACTATTGGTCCAAAAACATTctgctttgcaaagctagtttaattttgtatcaattgcgtctatctatttagtcaatcatttcattgtctataatccttaatagactttgatttatgatcctcattatttcttatcatatatagcgctatattatataaataaacatcgtcaacgttgatttttctttcggtttcatcgtattccattcatgacataattcgtcgagatctctttattttcataaatttcaggtacctgataagttcttatggaactagaaaattaattatgtcaaataatcatttcatatcctcacttgggtcatctttctttttagctccttttcttatttgaggattttaaTCTTTGGAACCGACTGACCTACCACGCTAcagggtggttaaaattcatttgcaatataagattgtccaacagggacatccattttgattggagcattagcagctgatagttgatttcataaactttgcaaatgatacatcttttgaacatttggttcaatctattttatatgaggatcaagatgagataataataactatttatttcaagtgattcatttgaacttcaggttcatatttttcagctgcttattccctccccctaatattgggaaaactaattcatcatcacttgaaaattatcCTTCTGGGCTATATAAACAAGTCCCTATtggctcaatataatttataagggatgaagagttgtatcaaatatattttcccaatattctttaataattcatcgtattgcattatattggagcaattggaacataccaacacatccaaaaatgcttatatgaaaaatattagagtataaaactaaacttaattGCAAGTTAGGGGGAAGACTTTCGTACAATAACTTATTGGCTTGAGcgaatcaatatctcaacatatatatttaaatgttcccaaaatataaaatagaacatagaagtattgatctcataagtatcgatcatgtaattaactttagacgtctaaagaatggatcttcaagtccattattatttttgtttgtatgaacatattctacaagatgttcgatataaatttcaattaacatatgatacttatcaaatactttctagaataatatatacataatgagctctcaaaaataatctcacaaacttttgGTTGTGAGTTGATAactaacatacatgtgaccatttagttgatgcatcaattaaattatagaaatttaattggtccacatgatcggtgtattgatttataaatatcaccttatatataaaataagagacgctcgtttactaaatttatcaattttcttcgggaactagtaatacacaaaaagtgttagattgaatgaacttctggCCATTCAATACATATTCATAGAAATTTTTCGCTTCATAATAGACCAGAAATGACCCAACTGATCTTgccaatgataaaattaatatgatttatttgtaaacttctggtttacttgaacatgtgcttaaattgcactaatatcataagtacaccacaaactagagacaaaagttgataatatgtctcgtaatatagagataaaatatttccgtcgtttcttgtttcaatatgatattcatttatgtgaatatctttcggtaacaaatttctttaagacttaaaatataaaatatattagcaaagtgcaacttTGCTTCTCGATATAATAATGCATTGTCTCTTCTGGagccttcaataattttcgtactaccaaatataaaatttaatttttcatgaatagtagtatcgatgaatattttcaagctaaacaaatatgtttctacaaaaaaaaatcttttcggtggaacgcaataaaaaaatagtaataatttatttgtatgagaattaaaagagtaaaaataaagtataacaaaataatgtttatgtggatttcagtagaattagaaattaaaatatagtaacaattaaaagattttaaaattaaaatcaatcaattgatttaaatatgtaaccgaataattaaaattaatttatgtttgcaaggaataatttttttttttaagagcaaagaataatcattattatgagaggaagaaaaaatcgtttgaaccatgcattcaatcacgagtttaatatatcaataatatccatccaatgtatgtacaacaatggatatacaaaatattcttgaactttttttttttcaaagttgctacttcaagagcatattcaagagacataaataattcttctattgatttccttttaattttggttcaccttataccaagatcaaatatatcatatagattgtaatcatgttgtaaaattttgtaagttcttcaggaacttaaCAATATATCTCTATCAACAATGGCTAtggaaaattacaattttccaaTCCTTCTGGAATACTTGATATTAAACTTTTGCttattcaagaactatatctttagggaaattaaaatattagttcttcaagaattataccaccaatatttataaacattgattatgaaaaattgttcttcagcgatactacaagaaatgctttaatattgaattttaagttcttcaagaactatacaaataatttttcattaacaatggtTCGGGAAATTCATATTCTTTGAGTAATCCATCGgagatcattattattaaagcattagttcttcaagaactatatcacaagtgatcttcataatgattaagaataatttattccttgtgcattcaattggattttccctttttcttctttagttcttcaggaactaattTGCCcactttttactctttttttcattatttttttcacttctagtgagaagccgaaattttaaaattaacacagtCATGACTATTACCACGACCATGACCACAAAATTTTTTTCATGGTAATCGTGTGTTactacattcacttctgggaatggagtaacatcaGTGGGTTAGatttcattcacttctgggaatgatttttcatttatttatcattgatatatactatcatcaaataataaaattaagcaaataattagataaacatACTAAACACAGTCTAATAAAAGATAATTCCAATGAAATACTAATATAATGTAACgtactaaaattttataatgcaaattaaatagtaacataatgaaattaataataattataatgtaacatatgctatgaatgagattaattagtaacttattgaaaataaattggaatatttttatgctTTAGCTTTACAATATGATGatacatattaaattattattattattatttatttatttttaatcagcATGATATGCATAGATTatacactattattattattattattattattattattattattattattattattattataacaataaataaaataaattcaataaaaattataaatagccaaaactctaaaaaaaaattgataaagctatccttcagggatgcatgtatatgtattttgaattcttctggaattcataagaaataatttataagaagttcttcaagaactatataacatcattataatgtaaaattaatcatttatgcAATTCTTCAGGAATGCATACAAcattgagttcttcaggaactgtataacatatattataatgtaaTAGGAATACATATATTggtgcaatccttcagggatgcataaatatattgaattattcatGAGTTCTTCAAAAACTCTATAAATATAATAgatcttatcaattattttgtacatccttcagggatgtgtcccaattgaattcatcaagatttcatggagaacaaaatttggattttttaagttctttaagaactatataatagatcaaatcagttatttttttcaatccttcagggattgatattttagaagcgtaggtttatgaatcttcaggattcatattttaaaatttcatcatactatgaatcttcaggattcatatttttaaaatttcactacgatacttctggatcgtaggctgtggaccaatatgaaaaaaaacgaaaaaaatagaataaaaaatacaagaaataaaattatcaccTCTCATGGTTGCTATACCTTTCTAGAGAGGGgagagagactatcgtgctgataacgtgttatgaactatttctagagaataactagaatagagaagaatgagagaaagggagaagagaaagggagaagagaaaggaatagagtattgtattgttctattcaaggtgtgtgtTTTACATTGTgatatagtcatatatataggagattacatgggccaagAATATGAGCCTAGACAAATGGACATCCACATCTATACTATTCAtaacataaatattattattacaaccATATATTATAATACCAGATAGTActagtaataaaaaatattagtaacttAATTGAACTTTGAACA
This genomic interval from Trifolium pratense cultivar HEN17-A07 linkage group LG6, ARS_RC_1.1, whole genome shotgun sequence contains the following:
- the LOC123892799 gene encoding 65-kDa microtubule-associated protein 3-like; protein product: MFSKRSSQFSQQETMCESLLKELQVIWDELGESDSQKDAMLLEIEQMCLDLYKKKVDEAKLYRAQLQHEIADYEEEISGICAAIGKQSPLFEPKSCGNLKKEREAVISQLEEIRKLKTERKKQFLEVLHQLQNISSELYGNVGVNSNLDEKNLSFEKLEELKRQLIQFQNEKASRLKQVSDLLDTLSSLCSVLGLDVKDKISEICPTMTSAVTKDVSDNTLKSLTSEVMSLREVKMQRMQKLQNCATSLLEMWNLMDTPLEEQQKFHNMTSKIVALESEFTEPNILSIDNIIYVEREVRRLEQFKSTKMKELVQKKKLELEEVCKNTHLTIQTIFPSGHPIDLFDSESANHEKMLEQIEDQISKTKEEAFSRKEILEKVEKWLAAIQEESWLEEYNRDDNRYNAGRGAHLALKRAEKARVLLSKIPGMIEALILKVAAWEKEREFEFLYNGTRLLSMLEDYNTLRQEKENEKQRQKEEKRLKGQLIAEHETFFGSKPSPCKSGMKAPRCSISTGVPNTRKFSVAGAMLQDLRQATLIQQSNKKGKSTSKVFGHAATMTPQSALKGTGIQSPITRKPLSPVSSTVLSKANINSQEPRKIKNVATKPMLQKSEKLIGTPPSKPFIADDDDEKENKTPRNTRSSVPTTPLTVPMFTVTTPDTLTSKAATKIASSLEYSFEELRAGFVLPQTHAQ